The following are encoded together in the Plasmodium knowlesi strain H genome assembly, chromosome: 8 genome:
- a CDS encoding adenylate kinase, putative, whose amino-acid sequence MSDNLEKFSTIDLLNELKRRYSCLNKPDGRYIFLGAPGSGKGTQSLNLKKSHCYCHLSTGDLLREAAEKKNDLGNKIRNIINEGKLVDDDVVLTLVDDKLKSPQCKKGFILDGYPRNVKQAEDLNKLLQTNQMKLNGVFYFNVPDDVLVKRISGRLIHKPSGRIYHKTFNPPKTPFKDDITNEPLIQREDDNEEVLKKRLNVFKSETTPLINYYKNKNLLINLDATQPANDIEKKISQHIGG is encoded by the exons ATGAGCGACAACTTAGAAAAATTTTCGACTATTGACCTGTTGAATGAATTGAAAAGAAGGTACTCATGTTTAAATAAACCGGATGGAAGGTACATCTTCTTGGGAGCCCCTGGTTCGGGAAAG GGAACGCAATCGCTAAATCTGAAGAAGTCGCACTGCTACTGCCATTTGTCTACTGGAGATCTACTAAGAGAGGCagcggaaaagaaaaatgatctAGGAAATAAAATCCGAAATATtattaatgaaggaaagcTAGTGGATGATGACGTGGTGCTAACTTTGGTGGACGATAAGTTAAAATCTCCACAATGTAAAAAGGGATTTATCCTTGATGGTTATCCAAGAAATGTAAAACAAGCGGAAGATTTAAATAAGTTATTACAAACGAATCAAATGAAGCTGAATGGAGTTTTCTACTTTAACGTTCCAGACGATGTACTAGTAAAGCGAATAAGTGGCCGATTAATTCACAAACCTTCGGGAAGAATTTACCATAAAACGTTTAATCCACCAAAAACACCTTTTAAGGATGATATAACAAATGAGCCCTTAATACAGAGGGAAGACGATAACgaagaagttttaaaaaagaggcTTAACGTATTTAAAAGTGAAACAACTCCTTTAATCAATTattataaaaacaaaaatttattaATCAATTTGGATGCAACGCAGCCTGCAAATGATATCGAAAAAAAGATATCGCAGCATATAGGTGGATAA
- a CDS encoding diphthine methyl ester synthase, putative: MALYIIGLGLGDERDVSVRGKELIEMSDVVYLESYTSVLFVSKNALEEFYKKNIKEVDRNFAEENCEEILEEAVNKKVSFLVVGDPLCATTHHDIILRAKKKNINVQVIHNASIMSAIGESGMQLYNFGQTVSIPYFEETYKPTSFYDKIKVNLDNNFHTLCLLDIKVKERTIENLMKNKNIYEPPRYMTINEAIEQLLYCEEVHKKNVITDNTRGIAIVRIGSNSQQIVSGNLLTLKTIKYNDPLHSLIICAPTLHDVEREYFDMYMHK; the protein is encoded by the coding sequence ATGGCACTGTACATTATCGGCCTAGGGTTGGGGGACGAAAGGGACGTAAGCgtaagggggaaggaactGATCGAAATGTCAGACGTAGTATATTTAGAATCGTACACGTCCGTTTTATTCGTTTCAAAAAATGCTTTAGaagaattttacaaaaagaatATTAAGGAAGTAGACAGAAATTTTGCagaagaaaattgtgaagAGATACTAGAAGAAgcagtaaataaaaaagtatcCTTCCTAGTTGTCGGAGACCCACTATGTGCAACGACACATCACGACATTATCCttcgcgcaaaaaaaaaaaatattaatgtaCAGGTAATTCATAATGCATCCATCATGTCAGCGATAGGAGAAAGTGGAATGCAACTTTACAACTTTGGTCAAACTGTGTCCATTccatattttgaagaaactTACAAACCAACTAGCTTTTACGATAAAATTAAGGTAAATTTAGACAACAATTTCCACACCTTATGCTTACTAGATATTaaagtaaaagaaaggaCGATAGAAAATctgatgaaaaataaaaacatttatGAGCCACCCAGATATATGACCATTAACGAAGCTATTGAACAACTCCTTTATTGTGAAGaggttcataaaaaaaatgtcattaCGGATAATACGCGAGGCATTGCCATTGTTCGCATAGGGTCAAACAGTCAGCAGATTGTATCAGGCAACTTATTGACGCTGAAGACGATCAAGTACAATGACCCCCTACACTCTTTAATCATTTGTGCTCCCACTTTGCATGACGTGGAAAGGGAATACTTTGACATGTACATGCACAAATGA